The Arthrobacter burdickii genomic interval GGCGACGGCGTCGAGCTGCTGCAGGAGGAACTCCGCAGGTGGGGTGTGCACGCCGGTGACGCCCCGGGTGTTCTGCGCCGTCAGGGCCGTCACGACGGCCATCGCGTAGCCGCCATTGGCGCTGATGCTCTTGATGTCAGCCTGGATCCCGGCTCCACCGCTCGGATCCGAGCCGGCGATGCTGAGGATGTTGGGAATTCCGGACGTGGGTGTGGTGACCGCAGTACGCATGGGTGACATCCCTCCGCTAGGCCTCGGGCGCAGGCGCCCACTAGATCAGGTTCGACGGGTTTGATCTCAGCCCTGCATCCGGCAGGGCACCCCGTGTCGCGGTCAAGCCTATCGCAGCCGGTAGGTCCGGACAGGGGCGGACGCAGGCAGCCGGTCGTCCCCGGGAACACGGAAGGCCGGAGTCCGCTGGGACTCCGGCCTTCCGTGCGCCGGACGGACCGGCCACCTCGCTGCTACAGCTCCGAGGCGGGTACCCCTACGCCGAAGATGAGCGGCTCGGACGCCGAGGCCTCCGGCCTCCGTACGGGCGCCTGCGCCTTGGCGACGTGCCGCGTGCCGGAGGGCTGCGCGGCGGACTCGGCGGACTGCGTCTCGATCGTGGTGTCCGCTGCGCCCTGCGCGCTGCGGGCGACACGACGGCGCGGGCGGGTGCGCCGGGCCGGTGCCTCCGCGACGGGGACCTCGGTGTGAACGGGTGTCTCCGGCGCACTGTCTGCGCTGTCTGCGCTGCCGCCCTCACTGCCGCCCTCGGGCGCCTGCGATCCGTCGGCTCCCCCGACTGCAGCATCGTCACCCGCGGGCCTCCTGTTGAAGGCCTCGCTCAGGCTGTCGAGCGTCAGGCGGGTTGCCGGTGCCTCCGGGCTCTCCTGGACGGCCGGGCGGCGGTTGTCCGCGCGAGGCAGCGTCACCGTCTCACCGTTGATCGTCAGGACCGCCTCCGTCACCTGGATGTCGGCGACCGCTGCCGGGTGCTCCTCCTCGTGGTGGTGCGTGGCGGCAGCGATGCTGGCAAGGGCGGCGCGCGCGGCCTCCGCCTTCGCCGCGCGATCAGGGCTGTCCGCGACAGGAGCCACCGGCTGGACCACGTTCTCGTCCTGCTGCTGGCCGCGGCCCCGGTTCCGCTTGCGCTCGCTCCGGGACACCTTGTCCTGGCGCGCCGGCTGCTGGGTGTCCGGCGCGGCCGTGTGGCTGCGGTGCTCCACGGGCTCCATGTGGGTGACCACGCCGCGGCCCGCGCAGTGCTCGCAGTCCTCTCCGAAGACCTCGAGCAGACCCGTGCCCATGCGCTTGCGGGTCATCTGGACGAGCCCCAGCGAGGTCACCTCGGCGACCTGGTGCTTGGTCCTGTCACGGCCGAGGCATTCGACGAGACGGCGCAGCACGAGGTCGCGGTTCGCCTCGAGCACCATGTCGATGAAGTCGATCACGATGATCCCGCCGATGTCGCGGAGCCTCAGCTGGCGCACGACCTCCTCGGCCGCCTCGAGGTTGTTCTTCGTGACGGTCTCCTCGAGGTTGCCGCCGCTGCCGGTGAACTTGCCCGTGTTGACGTCGACCACGGTCATGGCCTCGGTGCGGTCGATCACGAGCGAGCCGCCCGACGGCAGGAACACCTTGCGCTCCAGGGCCTTCGAGATCTGCTCGTCGATGCGTGAGGCGGCGAAGATGTCCTCCTCGCTCGTCCACTTCTCGAGCCTGCCGACGAGGTCCGGTGCCACGTACATGACGTACGCCTCGATGGTGTCCCAGGCCTCCTCGCCCGAGACGACGAGCTTCGAGAAGTCCTCGTTGAACACGTCACGCACCACCTTGATGGTGAGGTCGGGCTCGCCGTACAGCAGCTCGGGTGCGAGGGTCTTCGTGGAGCCGGCCTTGCGCTCGATCTCCTCCCACTGGGCACGCAGGCGGTTGATGTCGTGCGTCAGCTCTTCCTCGCTGGCGCCTTCGGCCGCTGTCCGTACGATCACGCCGGCGTTCTCCGGGAGCCTGTCCTTGAGGATGCGCTTGAGGCGGTTGCGCTCGACGTCGGGCAGTTTGCGTGAGATGCCGGTCATGGATCCGCCCGGGACGTACACGAGGTAGCGGCCGGGCAGGGAGATCTGGCTCGTGAGCCGCGCACCCTTGTGGCCCACGGGATCCTTGGTGACCTGGACCAGGACGGGATCACCGGACTGCAGGGCGAGTTCGATGCGGCGCGGCTGGCCGTCCAGGCCGGCGGCGTCCCAGTTGACCTCGCCTGCGTAGAGGACGGCGTTGCGGCCGCGTCCGATGTCGACGAAGGCGGCTTCCATGCTCGGCAGCACGTTCTGGACCTTGCCGATGTACACGTTGCCGATCAGCGAGTCCTGCTGCGTCTTGGAGACGAAGTGCTCGGCCAGGATGCCGTCCTCGAGCACGCCGATCTGGATCCTGTCGTCGCGCTGTCGCACGATCATCTGGCGGTCCACGGATTCGCGGCGTGCAAGGAACTCGGCCTCGGTGATGACCTGGCGGCGACGGCCCGTGTCGCGGGACTCACGACGGCGCTGCTTCTTGGCCTCGAGGCGCGTGGATCCGCGGACGCTGGTCACGCGGTCGGAGACGGGCTCGCTGGCCTGCCGGGGAGCCCGGACCCGCGTGACGGTGTTGGGCGGATCGTCGTCCTCGCCGCCGGTCAGCTCGAGGTCCTGGTCGCCACGGCGACGACGGCGACGACGGCGCGAGGTGACACCTGCGCCCTCCTCGGGTCCGTTGGAGCTGGACCGGTCGTCGGAGTCCTCCGTCCCGGCGTCGTCCGTGTCGGCCTCGGCCGGGGCGGCGTCACTCCGGGTGCGGTTCCGGCTGCGGCGGCTGCGGCGTGAACGGCGGCCGGACTCCTCGGAATCCTCGTCTTCGCTGTCCTCCTCGCTGGGCGGGGTGATCTTGACGGACGGCACGGAGACGGTGCTGAGGTCCGGGGCGTGGAAGAGCAGGGACAGCGGTGATTCGGGGATGGCGAAGGGGTCGAACCGGTTCTCGGCCGCCGGCTCGTCCTCCTGCGCCGAGTCCTCGGGCGTGGCGCCGGGCGATTCCTGGGGCTCCTTGGCCGCAGCTGAGGTGGAACCTGCGGCGGGGGTCGTCGCTGCGACCGCGTCTGCTGCTTCCGCGTCGTCTGCCTGTACGGGCTCGTCGACCTGCACGGGCTCGTCGACCTGCACGGGCTCGGAGGCCCGGCGGCTGCGGGTCCTGGTGGTACGGCGTGCGCGGGCCGGCTTCTCCTCGGCGGGCGAGTCGGCCTCGGTGCCGGCCGCAGTCCCGGCGCCGTCTGCTGGTGCTGCCTGTGCTTCGGCGGGGGCCGTCCCGGACGCCGCCTCGTCCGGAGCGGATGCGGTAGCGGGGGCGAGCGCATCGGTGGCGGTGGTCTCCGTGGGGGCTGGCTGCTCCACCGGGCGGGCGGGGCCCGCTTCGGCCGTCGCGGCACGACGGCGGGTGCGGGGAGCGCGGGCGGGCGCGGCGGGCGCGGCGTCGGACGCGGTCGGCGAACCGGCCGTGCTGTCCTTCGGCAGGTCGTCGGACCCGGATGGGGTGGGAGCCTCGGCGGCGGTCTCGTCGGTGACGACGACCGGCTTACGGACCCGGGTGGCCCTCTTGCGGACGGGCTCGGCGGCCGCTGCCGCCTCGGGTGACGGCTCCGGCACCTTGGGAGGCGCCCCGGCCGGTGCGCTGGCGGTGCGGCGCTTCCTCGGCGCCTTCACCGGTGCGGCCTGCTCCGGGGCGTCCTGCCCGGCAGCTGATGCTTCCGTTACGTTCTGTTCGTTCCCCAGCTGTTCTGACTGATCCATAGGTGCCTGCTCCAAGCCCCTGCGGCACCGGCCACATTCCAGCGCCCTCCAGGGCGGTATGTCGGACCGCCGCGGGCCCTTCGCCCGGCGGCTGACCGGAAGTCGTTGTCATGTCGTCCGGGGTCACACCGTCATTGGGGTGCGGAATCACTCGGAGACCAGTGGCGCTTTTCCAACTCAGCCGCCCTTGTCGACGGTGGGTCCCGCCAGCGGATTCCGCCTACTTCCGCCGACGGGGCGGACTCGGTAGGACGGAAGCATCGCTCTCGGAACGGAAGCCTGTCACTGGACCGGCGTGGGAATGTGGTTCCCCCGCCAGCCTTCGCCATTGTCTCACACCACCCTTCGAAAGGGGCCCCCGACCCGCACCTGACCCGCCCGGGAGAGGCCCCCGGACGCGCCCGGACCCGAGCCTCCGCCGGGTACGGAGGCTCGGGACCAGGGCCCGGGACGGCAGCTCGGGACCACGGCCCGGGACGGCAGCTCGGGACTAGAGCTTGGGGAGCTGACCGGTCGCGGGCGCCTGGTCGCCGGCGAGGGGCCGTGCGACGGGCACCTTCGTTCCGAGGACCTGTGCAACGACGTCGTGCGTGATCTTCTGGGCGGTCAGGCCGACCCGCTCGAGGACCTGGCTCCGTGAGCCGTGGTCGAGGAACTCGACGGGGAGACCCACCTCGTTGAGGGCGGTGTCCACACCCGCCGAACGCATCTCCTGCCGGATCCTCGACCCGACGCCACCGGCGCGCACCCCGTCCTCGATGACGATCACGATGCGGTGCTCGGAGGCGAGGTCGATCACCGAGCGGCGGACCGGCAGGAGCCAGCGGGGATCGATGACCGTGGAGCTGATGCCCTGCGCGCCGAGCCGGTTGGACACGTCGAGTGCCAGCTCGCTCATGGCGCCTACGCTGATGATCAGGACGTCGTTGGAGCGTGAGCCGGCGGGCCTGCGGGAGAGGACGTCGACCCCGTCCTGCAGGCGTTCGACGGCCTCGACCTCCGCCCCGACGGAGCCCTTGGAGTAGCGCACGACGCTCGGCGCGTCCGAGATGGCGACGGCTTCCCGCAGTTCCTCCCGCAGCCGGGTGGCGTCGCGCGGCGCAGCGAGATGGAGCCCCGGAACGGCCTGCAGCATCGCGAGGTCCCACATACCGTGGTGGCTCGCGCCGTCGGGCCCGGTGACCCCTGACCGGTCGAGGACGATCGTCACGCCGGCCTTGTGCAGGGCGACGTCCATCAGGAGCTGATCGAACGCGCGGTTCAGGAAGGTCGCGTAGAGGGCGACGACGGGGTGCAGCCCGCCGTACGCCATGCCGGCGGCGCTCGTGAGGGCGTGCTGCTCGGCGATGCCGACGTCGAACACGCGCTCCGGATGCCGTGCGGCGAAGCGGTGCAGCCCGACGGGGATCAGCATGGCCCCGGTGATGCCGACGATGTCCGGCCGCTCGTCCGCGATGTCCGCGATCTCGTTGGCGAACACGGACGTCCAGGACTGCTGGCCCGCGGCGTCCACCGGCTCGCCCGTCTCCGGGTCGATGATGCCGACGGCGTGGAACTGGTCGGCCTCGTGCGCACGGGCGGGCGCGTAGCCGTGGCCCTTCTCCGTGATCGCGTGCACGATCACGGGGCCCTCGTAGTTCTTGGCGAGGTGGAGCGCCTGTTCGACGGCGGACTGGTCGTGGCCGTCCACGGGGCCGACGTACTTCATGCCGAGGTCCTCGAAGAGACCCTGGGGTGCCCACCAGTCCTTGATGCCCTTCTTCATGGCATGGAGGCTCTTGTAGCTGAACTCGCCCACGGGGCCACCGGTCTGCATGCGCTGCTTGAACCAGTCGAGGGTGCGCTCGTAGACGCGATGGGTGCGCACGGAGTCGAGGGTGGGACGCAGCGAGGCGAGGTAGTCGGCGACGCCGCCGATGGTGGGCGCGTACGAGCGGCCGTTGTCGTTGACCACGATCACGACCCTGCGCCGCTTGTCCGCGGCGATGTTGTTCAGCGCCTCCCAGGCCATGCCCCCGGTGAGCGCACCGTCGCCCACCAGGACGACGGTGTAGCGGTCACCTTCGCCGCCCAGCACGCGCGCCCGGGAGATGCCGTCCGCCCAGGAGAGCGAGGACGAGGCGTGGGAACTCTCGACGACGTCGTGCACGGACTCCGCCCGCGACGGGTAGCCGGACAGCCCGCCCTGCTGGCGCAGCGTGCTGAAGTCCTGCCGTCCGGTGACGAGCTTGTGGACGTAGGACTGGTGGCCGGTGTCGAAGATGATGCTGTCGCGCGGGGAGTCGAAGACGCGATGGATGCCGAGGGTCAGCTCGACCACCCCGAGATTGGGACCCAGGTGCCCGCCCGTGCGTGAGACGTTACTGACCAGGAAGGCGCGGATCTCCTTCGCGAGTGATGTCAGCTGCGCATGGCTGAGCTTGCTCAGGTCCTGTGGGCCGTGGATCGTCTCCAAGAGTCCCATCGGCGCCTCCTCGGTTCGTTCGGTGTGGCGGGTCGTCGCCCTCGATCCCGTTAACTCTAACGTCGGGGATTCGGAGCGGTGCCATCGACAGCTTGCTCCCGCGGAGTCCGAACCCGTTGCGCGCTCAGGCCGGAGGCGGCAGGAGCCGCGCGAAGGACTCCATATGGTGCGTGTGCGGGTACAGGTCGAAGACGCGCAGCGCGTCGAGCGACCACCCGGCGCCGAGGAAGTAGCCGAGGTCGCGGGCGAACGACGCCGGATCGCAGGACACGTAGCCGACGGCGCGGGGACGGGCCTGCACGATCTGCCGGACGACCTTCCTGCCTGCGCCCGCCCGCGGCGGATCGAGCAGGACGACGTCGAGCGGTTCGGTCCATCGGCCGAGCACGGCGTCCACCCGGCCCTGCACGATGGACACGTGGTCCTGCCCGTGGAGGTTGCGCCGGGCGTCCCGGCTGGTCCCGGGTGAACCCTCCACCGACAGCACCGCGCCGTCCGGTCCGACGGCGCGTGCGAGCGGCACGGTGAACAGGCCCACTCCGGCATAGAGGTCCGCGATGCGCTCCCCCGCCGCGGGCTGCACCCCGTCGAGCACGGCCGTGACCAGGGCCTCCGGCGCGCCCCGGTGGATCTGCCAGAAGCCTGCTCCGGTCACGCGGTAGTCGATGCCGAGAACGCTCTCCTGGAGCCATGTCCGGCCCTTCAGCCGCTGGACCTGGCCGGACTCCGCATCGAGCACGCCCACCGAGGCGCTGTCGATGGAGGACGCGACGGATGCGACGCGGCGCGGCGTCGTGCCCGCGGCCGGGACGAGCAGCACGAGGGGCTCTCCTCCGCCCGAGGGCACGGCGACGTCGACCCGTTCGATGCCGGTGAGTTCCAGCGTCCACAGTCGGAGGTCGTTGATCGCCGCGACGGCCAGCGGCATGTCCCGGACCGGGACGACCTCGTGCGAGCGGTGCAGGTGCATCGCGAGGCGCCCGGCGGCGTCGACGGCGAAGGCCGCCCGGGTGCGCCAGGCCAGCCCGTCCGCCGCCTCACCGGGCGCGGCTTCGACGGTCACCGCCCGGTCGGTCTTCGCCAGGCGGGACAGCTGCTCCTCGAAGATCTGCGCCTTGAGCCTGCGCTGCTCGGCAAGGTCGATGTGCCCGAACTCGGCTCCACCGACTGTCGCGCGGCCCCTGGCCGCGGCCTTGAGGGCGTCGGCGACGGGCCACGGGTGGGTTACGCGGTGCGGCGAGGCCTGCAGCACCTCGACGGCGTCGGCCCGCCAGAAGCTCGCGTCGTCGTCCGTCTCGGTGAAGCGCACCCGGACCACCTCGCCCGGCAGTGCGTGCCGGACGAAGACCACGCGCCCCTCGTGCCGGGCGACGAAGTGGCCGCCGTGCGCCGGCCGTCCGATGGTCAGCTCGGCCGTGCTGCCGGGGCCGGGTGCTGCAGGCCCGTCCGCCCCTGTGGTCGAGGGGGCGGCGGCTGGTACGGCGTCGGTCATGGGTGTCTTCCTACTTCAGGTCCTGGTAGATCTGGGCCGCGTCGGAGGACGCGAGCTGCCACGGCACGCTGGCGACCATCACCCCGGGCACGAAGTGCAGGCGTGTCTTGATGCGGAGGGCGGTCTGGTTGTGGACCAGTTGCTCCCACCATTTTCCCACCACGTACTCGGGGATGTAGACCACGATGAGGTCCCGGGGAGCGTCCCTGCGGATCGTCCGGATGTATTCGAGGATCGGGGTGATCGTGTCGCGGTAGGGAGAGGCGAGGACGGTGATCGGCACCGGGATCTCGTGCTTCTCCCAGTCCGCGAGCGTCTGGCGGGTCTGCTCCGGGTCGACGTCGACCGTGATGGCATCCAGGCGCGACGGGCGCGAGGCGCGCGCGAAGGCCAGTGCCCTCAGGACCGGCTTCCGGACATGTGAGACGAGGATCACGGCGTGCACGCGTGAGGGGAGGGCACGCAGCCGGACGGCGTCGTCGATCGCGAGTTCCTCGGCCACCGTGTCGTAGTGCTTCTTGATGCTGCGCATGACGGCGAACAGGATCGCCATCGCGAGGACCGCGATCCAGGCGCCGTGCCCGAACTTCGTGACAAGGATGACGACGAGGACCGCGGCGGTGAGGCCGAAGCCGAGCGAGTTGATGGCCCGGGACTTGTGGATCCTCCAGCGGTCCTGCTTGCCGACCGTGCTGTGGAGGATCCGGTTCCAGTGCCGGATCAGCCCGAGCTGGCCGCCGGTGAAGGACACGAAGACCCCCACGATGTACAGCTGCACGAGCGCGGTGACGTCCGCGCGGAACACTAGGATGAGCACGACGGCTCCGAGGCCGAGGGCGAGGATCCCGTTGCTGAAGGTCAGCCGGTCTCCGCGGGTGCGGAGCTGGCGCGGCAGGTAGCCGTCGGTGGCGAGGATGGATGCGAGCACGGGGAACGCGTTGAAGGCGGCGTGACCGGCGAGCATCAGCATGAGCGCCGTCGCCGCGACCACGAGGTAGAACGCGGGAGAGCCGACGTCGAAGACGGTCCTCGCCAGCTGGCTGACCACGGGCGCCTGGATGTAGTCGTCGGGGACGGGGCGACCATCGAGCAGCAGCTGCGCGGCGGGGTCCTGCACCACGTGCACACGGGTCGCGTTCGCGAGGTAGAGAACGCCAGCGAGCATGGCCGAGGAGACGACGCCGAG includes:
- a CDS encoding ribonuclease E/G codes for the protein MDQSEQLGNEQNVTEASAAGQDAPEQAAPVKAPRKRRTASAPAGAPPKVPEPSPEAAAAAEPVRKRATRVRKPVVVTDETAAEAPTPSGSDDLPKDSTAGSPTASDAAPAAPARAPRTRRRAATAEAGPARPVEQPAPTETTATDALAPATASAPDEAASGTAPAEAQAAPADGAGTAAGTEADSPAEEKPARARRTTRTRSRRASEPVQVDEPVQVDEPVQADDAEAADAVAATTPAAGSTSAAAKEPQESPGATPEDSAQEDEPAAENRFDPFAIPESPLSLLFHAPDLSTVSVPSVKITPPSEEDSEDEDSEESGRRSRRSRRSRNRTRSDAAPAEADTDDAGTEDSDDRSSSNGPEEGAGVTSRRRRRRRRGDQDLELTGGEDDDPPNTVTRVRAPRQASEPVSDRVTSVRGSTRLEAKKQRRRESRDTGRRRQVITEAEFLARRESVDRQMIVRQRDDRIQIGVLEDGILAEHFVSKTQQDSLIGNVYIGKVQNVLPSMEAAFVDIGRGRNAVLYAGEVNWDAAGLDGQPRRIELALQSGDPVLVQVTKDPVGHKGARLTSQISLPGRYLVYVPGGSMTGISRKLPDVERNRLKRILKDRLPENAGVIVRTAAEGASEEELTHDINRLRAQWEEIERKAGSTKTLAPELLYGEPDLTIKVVRDVFNEDFSKLVVSGEEAWDTIEAYVMYVAPDLVGRLEKWTSEEDIFAASRIDEQISKALERKVFLPSGGSLVIDRTEAMTVVDVNTGKFTGSGGNLEETVTKNNLEAAEEVVRQLRLRDIGGIIVIDFIDMVLEANRDLVLRRLVECLGRDRTKHQVAEVTSLGLVQMTRKRMGTGLLEVFGEDCEHCAGRGVVTHMEPVEHRSHTAAPDTQQPARQDKVSRSERKRNRGRGQQQDENVVQPVAPVADSPDRAAKAEAARAALASIAAATHHHEEEHPAAVADIQVTEAVLTINGETVTLPRADNRRPAVQESPEAPATRLTLDSLSEAFNRRPAGDDAAVGGADGSQAPEGGSEGGSADSADSAPETPVHTEVPVAEAPARRTRPRRRVARSAQGAADTTIETQSAESAAQPSGTRHVAKAQAPVRRPEASASEPLIFGVGVPASEL
- the dxs gene encoding 1-deoxy-D-xylulose-5-phosphate synthase, whose protein sequence is MGLLETIHGPQDLSKLSHAQLTSLAKEIRAFLVSNVSRTGGHLGPNLGVVELTLGIHRVFDSPRDSIIFDTGHQSYVHKLVTGRQDFSTLRQQGGLSGYPSRAESVHDVVESSHASSSLSWADGISRARVLGGEGDRYTVVLVGDGALTGGMAWEALNNIAADKRRRVVIVVNDNGRSYAPTIGGVADYLASLRPTLDSVRTHRVYERTLDWFKQRMQTGGPVGEFSYKSLHAMKKGIKDWWAPQGLFEDLGMKYVGPVDGHDQSAVEQALHLAKNYEGPVIVHAITEKGHGYAPARAHEADQFHAVGIIDPETGEPVDAAGQQSWTSVFANEIADIADERPDIVGITGAMLIPVGLHRFAARHPERVFDVGIAEQHALTSAAGMAYGGLHPVVALYATFLNRAFDQLLMDVALHKAGVTIVLDRSGVTGPDGASHHGMWDLAMLQAVPGLHLAAPRDATRLREELREAVAISDAPSVVRYSKGSVGAEVEAVERLQDGVDVLSRRPAGSRSNDVLIISVGAMSELALDVSNRLGAQGISSTVIDPRWLLPVRRSVIDLASEHRIVIVIEDGVRAGGVGSRIRQEMRSAGVDTALNEVGLPVEFLDHGSRSQVLERVGLTAQKITHDVVAQVLGTKVPVARPLAGDQAPATGQLPKL
- a CDS encoding class I SAM-dependent RNA methyltransferase — its product is MTDAVPAAAPSTTGADGPAAPGPGSTAELTIGRPAHGGHFVARHEGRVVFVRHALPGEVVRVRFTETDDDASFWRADAVEVLQASPHRVTHPWPVADALKAAARGRATVGGAEFGHIDLAEQRRLKAQIFEEQLSRLAKTDRAVTVEAAPGEAADGLAWRTRAAFAVDAAGRLAMHLHRSHEVVPVRDMPLAVAAINDLRLWTLELTGIERVDVAVPSGGGEPLVLLVPAAGTTPRRVASVASSIDSASVGVLDAESGQVQRLKGRTWLQESVLGIDYRVTGAGFWQIHRGAPEALVTAVLDGVQPAAGERIADLYAGVGLFTVPLARAVGPDGAVLSVEGSPGTSRDARRNLHGQDHVSIVQGRVDAVLGRWTEPLDVVLLDPPRAGAGRKVVRQIVQARPRAVGYVSCDPASFARDLGYFLGAGWSLDALRVFDLYPHTHHMESFARLLPPPA
- a CDS encoding APC family permease, with translation MLTFLEAVKRVLVGKPFASDRLRNRSLQKRLALPVLSASALSSVAYAPDEILLTLALAGVASVAISPWVGLAVIAVLLVVVASYRQAVHAYPSGGGDYEIAKRNIGPIAGTTVASALMIDYLLTVAVSVSAAAQYLVSLAPALEDVRIALAVVGVVVLVLLNLRGITRGVRARAVVTYAFLAGILVLCATGTVQALTGTLAQAPSAQFEIVPDAALDAGLVGLAGALLILRAFSAGAAALTGLEGPASNVPRFEAPQGRNAATTLLILGVVSSAMLAGVLYLANATRVHVVQDPAAQLLLDGRPVPDDYIQAPVVSQLARTVFDVGSPAFYLVVAATALMLMLAGHAAFNAFPVLASILATDGYLPRQLRTRGDRLTFSNGILALGLGAVVLILVFRADVTALVQLYIVGVFVSFTGGQLGLIRHWNRILHSTVGKQDRWRIHKSRAINSLGFGLTAAVLVVILVTKFGHGAWIAVLAMAILFAVMRSIKKHYDTVAEELAIDDAVRLRALPSRVHAVILVSHVRKPVLRALAFARASRPSRLDAITVDVDPEQTRQTLADWEKHEIPVPITVLASPYRDTITPILEYIRTIRRDAPRDLIVVYIPEYVVGKWWEQLVHNQTALRIKTRLHFVPGVMVASVPWQLASSDAAQIYQDLK